The Lactuca sativa cultivar Salinas chromosome 2, Lsat_Salinas_v11, whole genome shotgun sequence genome includes the window AACAAAGAAATTACGAGAGTTGTCTTCTGTCTGTTGTTGctctcgcaactttcaaacattatCTCCATTTCgtagatccaattcatgacttccatcGGTGTCGGGCTTCTAGatagacacggtggtttggatgccacgaaatccttgtacttgcatccacgtctatcatttcctccatcatggttgttttgtttaactatcggtgggttgacttgaccaacagtcccactgtagatCCCTTCCTTTGACTGCCCTTCATTCAATTTGGGATGTTCAACGGGCATCGTAGTTTCTTCCCTATTATGTTGTAGTAAtcaccttgtctcctccatttggcgatccaacatcatctgcatCATTGATTGTACCCCAGCCATTATCATTGGCTTAGGAGtagctgctacaacaggtacttgctcaagcACTTGGGGGTTGAGGTTGTTGATTCctgtttctgtttgcatttccaactccacttcaagttcttgccattttgatctatacacaaaaTAAGGCGCATTTAGGTCTTCATTCACAatagatatttaatttctccttatcactccgaaacatttacatgctagttctaatatcatacttgtacgcttagaatcctgaacacataaggtttctagatccagtcggcaacagaccattgatctgaacaaataatggcatatatggaaaacatatagcatttagcacataaaatcattttaggcaactttcctaaaatatactagtgctcgtgtctaaaatatggtagacactcatctcacaatcatcacttagcattttaagtttaagtctagaaatcctacaaattcctagttcacttaaactaatgctctgataccaactgtgacatccccaaatatctcggccagaaaagaccgatttagtttatgcttttaaaataaaatcagagtaattttttttcaaaagatgttgcggaatttgttctcaaaacaaaatataataaaaatttatcaaatatttcttaaagaaatatattttcattatataacaaaacatcgggatgtcatgttccaatacagaccaaaagcataaatagtaaattataagccttacaacagttatttacaactactacaggcgtataatccaaaaatccctctTCAACCTCCAAATTATGCTCTCGGTCCACTACGTGTAATATAAAATGTTGAGTGGGTCAGGcgtgggagtctggtgagcatatagagttttcaaaccacaatgaaataaatttattaatttcatcaaccaataataaatttattaatttcatcaaacaacaataaccctgattatccgttcccgttattctcactttacgtccctaaacacctttcATAAGGGACCTTGTCTAAAaattttcatcggggtgacaacactgctttaggggattcctcatcaatttatgtcaaataaggcaaccatgtggggcaGTGGCGAAGCTTGAACAATTAACTAGGGGGGCCGAAATTATTATAAGTTGAAAGTAACGTTcctaaaaaaattgttttcaacaaataaatACCAATAGCTCATTTAACAATTAGTAGTGTGTGAAAACTAAAAAGTAAAACCAAATCAAATTGACAAATTGACAGCCAAATCAAATTGACAAATTGACAAATTGACAACCAAATCAAATTTATAAAATAGTCTAAGGTTTTCATTCATCtttgttttcagttttgtttgaagcataacaaaatcaatttttttttctattcctACAGCTTACAATAAATAGACTAGAATGCTAAACAAATCATAATTGAATACTGTTAAGTGATAAACCAAATTCACAAATTGACAGGAGAAATTCTAACCCCTAATTTGGAGTTTGGACAGGACCGAGAGAAAAGAGGAGTCAGGAGAACTAGAGAAACTCACAAACAGCAGCAACAGTGCAGCACAACATTCAATTAGCACAAAGAACAAGTGAACTAGAGAAAAGATATGGGATCTTTCTTGAGCAAACATCATTTTTACAAGAAAAGGATTTTAGCATCACcttcaaaaacttatgaactcaccaacttaattgttgacactctttcaaaactacttgtattctcaggaaatccataaacaggtaaccaagtgcttttgaggatgggacgtaaggcgtcaaacatttcatttttgtcaacataatgtaaatgatttggaaacatgtaaactcatactatggagtaactttttcaattatatttatgttggttgtgcTTACTTTGATCACTATTGTAATTGTTGtcatgatactatacatgaagtcctccacccccggacgtttccaccatcctttggtttgtgggtgtgacagattctcaacaatttatgtcaaatatggcaaccatgtgggggatggagtataccaCTAAACACtaagttcacaaacacctacaggttgcgagtctgccagcgttccactagactgtctagaaaagtctgtggtcgtcatctatactccgtcaGATGACTGAAACAACAACAAtatcgaggtctctcatcattttaacacacaccaactatttcatctacccatgttatatgcaatatttttgtagataaaaatgcatatacaatttaaatcattttaaaacctgtataaaacattcattcaacactcatctcaaataaacatataatataattacacataccacgtattttatacaaaatatttcatatctatgtgtaaggtgaaagtgactacacactcacatgttaAGACGATAATTGGGCAgcacctcgtctcttaaaataatattttcagaTGAAACCGGGGTGTTTTCTCAAAAATCAGGCTTCAtgtgggcagagtttcggcttgaCAACTTTtgttctcgggatcttcgggctctcCGAGGCTTGTTTATGATGCTAAGATGATAAAATAGGCTTGGGGGTAATTTTTGCAATATTGAAGAAAGtatagaggagagaggatggaaatAGTAAACAAAATTTGGGTGGCATCGTTCACTACTTATAAGGGCTGAATACTCGAGTTACGTTGGACGTAACTTtagagtacgttaggcgtactccTTCTTcagctagtacgttgggcgtacatcgcgtacgctgggcgtacagaagGATCATGTCAGACGCGTCAAGGCTATGACACATGTCCATCATGCAAAAGAGTAGGGCTACGTGGCcaatcttggaccgtgaacactcaCACGAGTACGACGGGCGTACTccttcggtacgctgggcgtactccctcGGACCAGCCTCAAAGTTTGTACCCAAAACTTCAAAatttcgtaactttcacatacgaactccgtttttgacgttctttatatccacgcataggcgagactatgctctacaactttcgtttagtttccatgggctaattttgactttatttttaaatttatatttttaacaggctgggataggaaaagtccgttaaaatttcataacttcttcatctgacgtccgttttcgtctgtctttttaccgttgagctattatcaacaagatcttcaattctcctTTAGGtctttttggctaaaaatcaattgatctaaaattcgagtttcgggttgcatactgctatgtcaaatcttagaaaatttataacttcctcatacgaagtcagatttggacattctttttatacaccctctcggtttaacgaatagtACGGCTTTCATTTAGGTCGTTAAGGCTAAAAAACACTTTATCATAAATTCATTTTTTACGTCATACAGTGTtgtgctggttctgtcgcgaaacttcaacaggtcataacttcttcgttataactcagatttcggtattctttatatctccagaatccttgtttcgaccactacaacttcgtTCTTAGATATCGagattatctaatatttatttttgacgtttatttttattcttaattcgttaaattataataattcaataaataagcacaaaattcacataatattcacataattcctctttattactttaaaacgagttacaaaggtttacctagactattacatcatctttagtgcttagcccagaaacacggacGTTACGGTTACACTGGTGGTTGAGTAGTGAAAATTCCACATAGAAGATTTAGGATTAAAACCCTGTCACGCTCAAAATATTACTAGTTTTCTGCGATTGACCTTCCACATAGGCTTTGAGACAAATTGAAATGAGGCGTTTAAAAGGTATGGTTTACCATCTTTTTAATTTGATCATCTCTTAAACTACTATCCCTAACCCAAAATCCAATTCATAGCATTTatgttatatttgtgttagattacTTGTATCTTAGTTGATATTTAGCATCATAATCAACTAATACCCAAAGAACCTTATCATTAACCATGATTTATCAACTAATCGCTCAACTTCACAACTTTGAATAGTTTTTCATGagctttttttaaaattttccagaataaccattaattaattataaaaacatattctTCTAAATGTCTTTTTATGTAAATTTATATATCTTTCAGCTAACTTATCAGTTAGTTTTACCAAACatcattttttatcagctagtttATAAGCTAGCAGCTAGTTTTTCAGCTACCAGGTATCCTTTCAACTAGTCTGTCAAACATAATGTTAGACCATGTGACATGCACCTGCTTTGACTAGTCTACCAAACATATGTGAGAGCATGGATGTCACATAGTGAAAATTCCGAAAATGATTCTTGAAACATGGGAGTGAATAAAAAATTTTAGTCATCCTAGGTAAGGTACCACTTTTAGATAAATCTTCaaaacacacacagacacacacccccaaacattaaaaatacatcaGACTTCAACCAAGGCAACTGAAAACAATAAGTTAGACCTAACCCAACAATAGTAGAAACGCATATTCATGTAAGAAGCCACCCGCAACTTAATTTAACTTTGAACAACCTACAACAGATGCATATAACTATAAACAAGTGACAATAGATTTTGCAATTGCACAACAACTAACAAACCAAACTTATTCTGAAGCATGTTCTTTCAGGGTCAATGATGACATTGAGGTTCTTGTATTCAGGTCAGCACTCTGTGTCATGCTGCTGCTGATAGTGCTGAAACTGATGCTGATGCTTATGGGATTGAGAGTGTATCTGGAGTTGCTGAAACTGTTGTTCAGTTAACATTGTGTTGTTGGGGTGAAACTGAAACTGCTGGTTTGATCCAAAGTTCATCATTGTAATGGATTTCAGATGCTGAATCTCCTCCTTCAGTGCATCGTTTAAAGCTATATATTGCACCAACAACACAAGCAATGAaagaatttttttaagaaaaacctTATTGACAATACCATGTCTTATAAGTGTTCATatgactttgtaatatcatttattAGTAATGATATAAGAAACCGAaatatatttacaaaaaaaaaatgaaagagacAAGTAGCAGTATGACATTGTTTAAAAAAGTCGTATTATTTTGGTAATAGTTAATTCATGTTGAATGCATTCTACTTACCATCTTGCAAATGAACCTGTTGCTCCATGGTTTGTAAACGCAACCTCAATTCACTGTTTTCAGCTGTTAGGCAACTAGTATCtctctaaaaaaacaaaaaaaaaaagtttttatcaTTTTGAAACCAGTCATTTTGTTTGGATACAATGTAACCAATGAGATGGACAACCTGTAAAAGGGTGAGCTGAGCAGACAAAGAGGTTGCTTCTGTTTGCAGTGTCTGGACTTTCCTTTCAAGTTCTGCAATGTATCTCATCTTTCTTTCCTTTGACCTTGCAGCAGACTGCCTATTGGCCAATATCCTAATACAAAACACAAATGGAAatttaaaacatatattatatacaaattTATGATTATCGTTACACTTTTTTGATGTGAAGAAAAAACTAAACATGGGATCCATTAAATTGAAAATAGATAATGGACGAAAACGGTTGTATGTGAAAGGAATCATCAAACTCATCAAAGACAAACTAAAGAATTCCAGTCATGGATGTTGAGGTTAGAGAAGGAAGGAAGGTATGTATGCATAACTTGGAGATGGAGGCACTAAAAAAGATTAAAGAAAAAAACTTCATGCATGATCGTATTCTTATAGATATTTGAAGAGCTCATGGTTATATGATGATTTATGTTCATAGATATCTATAACTGGAAAAAGTAAGACCAAGTTTTTCCTACCAAACACAGCAAAACTAAATctgaaaagttcaaatttagaGTAGTATTTCAATTTCAATCTTAGAACAAGACCTTCAAGAATTTATGCAGATTTTGCAAATATAAATTCAGTCTCCTTATTTGCTAAATACTGAAAAGGAGAAAAGGCATCAACTTTAGAGTTATCATGACCTTTTTGCCCTCTTTGGATCAACAAGAGCAAGCTCAGAAAGTTTGGCAGCAGACATGGCTTTCTTAGCATCAGATGGCAATGTTTCTTCCGGACCTGAGGTGAGCATTTCTGTCTTCATTGTAGAAGACCCATCCATGGACTGACTATGCTGATGTCTAACTCTAGGCCTTTCACTCGAGCTTGGGACTGTGAAAGCTTCTGAAGCTTGAAATGTAGATGTTGCAGATGAAGAATTGAACTTATCCATGTCAAGGAACATAGAAAACAAATCTTCTTCAGTCTCATCGGAGAAAGAAGGTCCTTCAAAGCCACCCACTACGCCAAGATCACTATCAAAGCTAATGTCATCAGGTAGAGTGAGAATTTCTGAGTGAGCGCGTCGATGGCCTGTAGTCTTAGGTGGGTTATCAGGCATTCTGTTAACATCATGACTGAAACGTCCAGAATCACCACTCGTCGTATGACCACTAGGTCCAATTGGGGGCAATGGCTCCGATTTGATGCTAAAATTGTTCCCGGATGGCGGAGAGTAAACCAACTGACTCCCAAAAGGAGGGAGTAAATTCCCACCAAGGTTTAGAGACTTGTCGTTCTCCATTTACAGAAATTCCCAAAGCAAAAGTATTGCGATATCAAACCAACTTATTTTCCTCGAAAACCACTAAAGAAGAACCAGGTAATTGCTGCTTCGTCTTCAAATTTGAAACCCTAATGCAATAAAATCAATTATAAGAAATACTTCCCACGAATAAAAACCTGAAATGCTTGGTGAATTAACAACTCCAGCTGCTAAAAGAATGCAAACGAATAGTAATCACAAACGCGAAGATGCAGTGATCAAACACATTAATGGTCACCGACACCGACGAAAGCTTGATACTAGCATAGAAGGAATggtaagaaagaaaagaaagaaacaagTGAGACAGAAAACGGAAATGGGAAATGAGGAAAAGGTGGAAAATCTTTGATGGTGTAGTGTGTATCTGTGAAAATCAAAATTTGTTAGACGATGCGGTATGTGAGAGTATTTGTTCGTTATGGACTGAGGTGGACACACCGTTGTGACTGTGGAACACCGCGCCCCTGCTCATTGCTTCTCGTTGTATTAAACATCGAGCTCGTCACCACGTGGTGAAACCGGAATTATAATTTTAAACTCAAATGatcaatttaataaaaaataaattttaaaattaattattctTTTTCTATATAAATACTTATTATCTATATAATTTTTTACACATaacttctttctttctctctataTAATTTCAGTTATCTTCAAAAAAATTATGGATTCTTTTGACTCGTCCGATAATTCCGATGACGATATATTATTCAGGATGATGTATCATTATTACACTAACGAGCTGTTACAACCAGACTCAGCTCCACTACGAACAAGACGTGCGATGTTAAACAGAAATCGCGAGGAAGGACACGAACATCTATATCTCGATTACTTTGCGGATAATTGTGTATACGGGTCGAAGGACTTCAAAAGAAGATTTCGTTAGAATAGGAATGTGTTCCTACGGATCGTCAACGCCTTTGAAAGCCGGTATCGTTTCCTTACTACacttttatacaaaataaatacaTATGCACTACATGTTTCTTTAATTTTACAACAAATGTACTATATTTTTAAACTGTAGTTAATTTATGTTTAggtatgattttttttcaattgAGATATGATGCTAGAGGTAGACGAGGGTTTACAACGTTGCAGAAATATGTTGCAGCCATTTGTTTAATGGTTATGGGGCAGTCACCCGACACCATGGACGACTATATGGGAATGTCCGAAATAACCGCAAGGGAGAGTTTCTATACATTGTCAAGGGGTGTTGTTGAAACATTTGGAGACGTATATTTGCAGAAACCTTTGTTGCATGATTTGCAAGAATTGTATTCGGTGCATGAAGAATGCCATGGGTTCCTGGAATGATCAGAAGCATTGATTAC containing:
- the LOC111899994 gene encoding probable transcription factor PosF21, with amino-acid sequence MENDKSLNLGGNLLPPFGSQLVYSPPSGNNFSIKSEPLPPIGPSGHTTSGDSGRFSHDVNRMPDNPPKTTGHRRAHSEILTLPDDISFDSDLGVVGGFEGPSFSDETEEDLFSMFLDMDKFNSSSATSTFQASEAFTVPSSSERPRVRHQHSQSMDGSSTMKTEMLTSGPEETLPSDAKKAMSAAKLSELALVDPKRAKRILANRQSAARSKERKMRYIAELERKVQTLQTEATSLSAQLTLLQRDTSCLTAENSELRLRLQTMEQQVHLQDALNDALKEEIQHLKSITMMNFGSNQQFQFHPNNTMLTEQQFQQLQIHSQSHKHQHQFQHYQQQHDTEC